Proteins encoded within one genomic window of Theobroma cacao cultivar B97-61/B2 chromosome 7, Criollo_cocoa_genome_V2, whole genome shotgun sequence:
- the LOC18594386 gene encoding E3 ubiquitin-protein ligase RDUF2, whose translation MASSTYRCRDLQHIVYQPRADPEISYPALGFLQIELTVTLQLQRRLHYCVTDQFIDLDDQPPIFSQETIRFDLRALDSYDRTFRILAPMLVRLRINPNPQFIDEIIRQGLSIGTSESNKGREVFPLQADLWGTSVEHVPDEEEEDLTERALEESASEFETSNYNMVPAKESSVKKMLKRVRVEPAKRGKKQEKTIKKRRLEAENCVICLEELKVGSDAFQMPCSHTFHGECIKKWLKQSHYCPVCRFEMPTE comes from the coding sequence atggCTTCCTCCACTTACCGTTGCAGGGACCTGCAACACATTGTTTATCAGCCTCGGGCTGATCCTGAAATCTCTTACCCCGCTCTCGGTTTCCTTCAAATTGAATTAACCGTCACCCTTCAACTCCAACGCAGGCTCCACTATTGCGTAACCGATCAGTTCATCGATCTTGACGACCAACCCCCTATATTCTCCCAAGAAACCATTCGTTTTGATCTCCGTGCTTTGGATAGCTATGATCGGACTTTCCGAATCCTTGCTCCCATGCTAGTGCGACTCAGAATCAACCCCAACCCCCAGTTCATTGATGAAATCATCCGACAAGGACTAAGCATCGGAACCTCGGAGTCCAATAAGGGACGTGAAGTCTTTCCTTTGCAAGCAGATCTATGGGGAACGTCTGTGGAACACGTACCGGACGAGGAAGAGGAGGATTTGACTGAAAGAGCTCTGGAAGAATCCGCATCGGAGTTTGAAACAAGCAACTATAACATGGTTCCAGCCAAGGAGTCATCGGTGAAGAAGATGCTGAAGAGAGTGCGAGTGGAACCTGCAAAGCGTGGTAAAAAACAGGAAAAAACTATCAAGAAAAGGCGTTTGGAAGCTGAAAACTGTGTTATTTGTTTGGAGGAACTCAAGGTTGGATCAGATGCTTTTCAGATGCCATGTTCCCATACTTTTCATGGCGAATGCATTAAAAAGTGGTTGAAGCAAAGCCACTATTGCCCTGTTTGCCGGTTTGAGATGCCCACAGAGTGA
- the LOC18594387 gene encoding protein ROOT INITIATION DEFECTIVE 3 — MSSSSHPIVLTSSPDGPITAFDSASGIPLCHFSGSRSPCHGLVLVGSSFIAASHVSSETASGSIHLYNWWSSTALHNFPVPEPVAPLAASPDGLYLFAGGLSGCIYALSVPSGDILRSYSAHSKPVSCLRIGEDGSLLISGGDDGTISFVPIFQLVEASPDQDSRDLMMQGFVAHDGSVTEIAQCNSSIISCSMDCTIKFWGQLDGTNLRTVTFPCAVMGVALDQMKREFFAAGSDGFIYKGSLNVGSKKHVNRGREFITWPQKHDGGIVSLVMTSEGKNLVSASEDGQVYIWEIETGQVIMGLGNDMGSISDMVVANGMGQGLKVGKRANNSCDEYGGLNGVELSRSLKDTLDLEDVLKVAAKDRTRAIDMLESAISMYERLLELILKEAKRGPGSNSEIEKHGL; from the coding sequence ATGTCATCTTCTTCACATCCTATTGTCCTCACCAGCTCCCCTGATGGTCCCATTACTGCCTTTGATTCTGCCTCAGGTATCCCTCTATGTCACTTCTCCGGCAGCAGGTCACCTTGCCATGGCCTTGTCCTTGTTGGAAGTTCATTCATTGCTGCATCTCATGTATCTTCAGAGACGGCTTCGGGCTCTATTCATCTCTACAATTGGTGGTCATCAACAGCCTTGCATAATTTTCCTGTTCCTGAACCCGTTGCACCATTAGCAGCTAGCCCTGATGGCTTGTATTTATTTGCTGGTGGTCTTTCGGGTTGTATATATGCTCTATCTGTTCCTTCAGGGGATATACTTAGATCATATTCTGCACATAGCAAGCCTGTTTCTTGCCTCAGAATAGGTGAAGATGGGTCACTTCTCATATCAGGTGGTGATGATGGTACCATTTCTTTTGTTCCAATCTTTCAACTTGTTGAGGCATCGCCTGATCAGGACTCCAGAGACTTGATGATGCAGGGATTTGTTGCGCATGATGGTTCAGTGACAGAAATAGCACAGTGCAACTCTAGTATAATATCATGCTCGATGGATTGCACAATTAAGTTTTGGGGACAGTTGGATGGAACAAACTTGAGAACAGTGACATTCCCATGTGCAGTTATGGGGGTAGCATTGGATCAAATGAAGAGAGAATTCTTTGCTGCAGGTTCTGATGGATTCATCTATAAGGGGTCACTAAATGTTGGAAGCAAAAAGCACGTGAATCGAGGCCGCGAATTCATCACCTGGCCTCAAAAGCATGACGGTGGGATTGTATCTTTAGTGATGACGAGTGAAGGGAAGAATTTGGTATCTGCTTCAGAAGATGGGCAAGTGTATATATGGGAAATTGAAACAGGACAGGTTATTATGGGGCTTGGCAATGATATGGGATCCATTAGTGACATGGTGGTGGCTAATGGTATGGGGCAAGGCTTGAAAGTTGGTAAAAGGGCCAACAACTCCTGTGATGAATATGGTGGATTAAACGGGGTCGAGCTGAGCAGGTCATTGAAGGACACATTAGACTTGGAAGATGTGTTAAAGGTGGCTGCAAAGGACAGGACCAGAGCCATCGATATGCTTGAGTCTGCAATTTCAATGTATGAAAGGCTCTTAGAGCTCATTCTCAAGGAAGCCAAGAGAGGTCCTGGCAGCAACAGTGAAATAGAAAAGCATGGACTGTAA